One Brassica napus cultivar Da-Ae chromosome A1, Da-Ae, whole genome shotgun sequence genomic region harbors:
- the LOC106422514 gene encoding protein NSP-INTERACTING KINASE 3 isoform X2 — translation MVGARLVFWRLGFLVLVWFHDVTTATLSPTGVNYEVTALVAIKSELNDPYNVLENWDVNSVDPCSWRMVTCTDGYVSTLGLPSQSLSGTLSPRIGNLTYLQSVLLQNNAISGPIPDTIGRLEKLQTLDLSNNSFTGEIPASLGELNNLNYLRLNNNSLSGTCPQSLSKIEGLTLVDISYNNLSGSLPKVSARTFKVIGNALICGLKASANNCSAVLPEPLTLPQDVPSDQSGTHSNGHHVAVAFAASFSAAFFVIFTSGMFLWWRYRRNKQIFFDVNEQYDLEVSLGHLKRYTFKELRSATSHFHSKNILGRGGYGIVYKGHLSDGSLVAVKRLKDCNIAGGEVQFQTEVETISLALHRNLLRLRGFCSSNNERILVYPYMPNGSVASRLKDHIRGEPALDWSRRKKIAVGTARGLVYLHEQCDPKIIHRDVKAANILLDEDFEAVVGDFGLAKLLDHRDSHVTTAVRGTVGHIAPEYLSTGQSSEKTDVFGFGILLLELITGQKALDFGRSSHQKGVMLDWVKKLHQEGKLKQLIDKDLNDKYDRVELEEIVQVALLCTQFNPSNRPKMSEVMKMLEGDGLADRWEASQSGGAKSLPPPLPSGMVSSSPRVRYYSDYIQESSLVVEAIELSGPR, via the exons ATGGTAGGTGCAAGATTGGTGTTTTGGAGATTAGGGTTTCTGGTTTTGGTATGGTTCCATGATGTCACTACCGCTACACTTTCTCCTACTGGTGTTAACTATGAAG TGACGGCTTTGGTGGCTATAAAGAGTGAATTGAATGATCCGTACAATGTTCTGGAGaattgggatgtgaattcagtTGATCCATGTAGCTGGAGAATGGTCACTTGCACTGATGGCTATGTCTCTACACT GGGACTTCCTAGCCAAAGCTTGTCTGGTACATTGTCTCCTAGAATCGGAAACCTCACCTATCTACAATCTGT GTTGTTGCAAAACAACGCAATCTCTGGTCCAATTCCTGATACGATTGGGAGGTTGGAGAAGCTTCAGACACTTGATCTTTCCAACAATTCATTCACCGGGGAGATACCGGCCTCACTTGGAGAACTCAACAACTTAAATTACTT GCGGTTGAACAATAACagtctttcaggaacttgcccCCAGTCTCTGTCCAAGATCGAGGGACTTACTCTAGT CGACATTTCGTATAACAATCTTAGCGGCTCGCTGCCAAAAGTGTCTGCCAGAACTTTCAA GGTGATCGGAAACGCGTTAATCTGTGGCCTAAAAGCTTCTGCAAATAACTGTTCTGCTGTCCTCCCCGAGCCTCTCACCCTTCCACAAGATGTTCCATCAG ATCAATCAGGAACTCATTCCAATGGCCATCATGTAGCTGTTGCATTCGCCGCTAGCTTCAGCGCTGCATTTTTTGTTATCTTCACCAGTGGAATGTTTCTTTGGTGGAGATATCGACGCAACAAGCAAATATTTTTCGACGTTAATG AACAATATGATCTAGAGGTGAGCTTAGGACACTTGAAGAGGTACACATTCAAGGAGCTTAGATCCGCAACGAGTCATTTCCACTCGAAGAACATTCTCGGGAGAGGCGGATACGGGATTGTGTACAAAGGACACTTAAGCGACGGATCTTTGGTGGCTGTAAAGCGTCTCAAAGACTGTAACATAGCTGGCGGAGAAGTCCAGTTTCAGACGGAGGTAGAGACTATAAGTCTGGCTCTTCATCGCAACCTCCTCAGGCTTCGAGGTTTCTGTAGTAGCAACAACGAGAGAATCTTGGTCTACCCTTACATGCCTAATGGAAGCGTGGCCTCACGCTTAAAAG ATCATATCCGGGGAGAACCAGCGTTAGACTGGTCGAGAAGGAAGAAGATAGCGGTTGGTACTGCGAGGGGATTAGTGTATCTCCATGAGCAGTGTGACCCGAAGATTATACACCGAGATGTGAAGGCAGCTAACATTCTTTTGGATGAGGACTTTGAGGCGGTCGTTGGTGATTTCGGGTTAGCCAAGCTTTTGGACCATAGGGACTCACATGTCACGACCGCGGTCCGTGGAACCGTTGGCCACATTGCACCTGAGTACTTGTCCACTGGTCAGTCCTCGGAGAAGACTGATGTCTTTGGCTTTGGTATACTACTTCTTGAGCTCATTACGGGTCAGAAAGCTCTTGACTTTGGCCGTTCCTCGCACCAGAAAGGTGTCATGCTCGATTGG GTGAAGAAGCTGCATCAAGAAGGGAAACTAAAACAGTTAATAGACAAAGATCTGAACGACAAGTACGATAGAGTGGAGCTCGAAGAAATCGTTCAAGTTGCTCTTCTTTGCACTCAGTTCAATCCATCTAATCGACCTAAAATGTCCGAAGTTATGAAAATGCTTGAAGGCGATGGCTTGGCTGATAGATGGGAAGCGTCGCAGAGCGGTGGGGCGAAGTCGCTGCCTCCTCCGTTGCCGTCGGGGATGGTGAGTTCATCGCCGCGTGTAAGATATTACTCTGATTATATCCAGGAATCGTCACTTGTGGTGGAAGCCATTGAGCTCTCTGGTCCTCGATGA
- the LOC125576305 gene encoding uncharacterized protein LOC125576305 produces the protein MLRMKKWALEWKFEYKTVSSNKSRVLLSCVDENCTWRMRAIKLPVSDFFVVKKYVHEHTCDTTHRKANHRQASAKLLGSLISSNYGEKKEGLKPKQIIEQVRMLHGVHINYKQAWRVREEAQILVRGTPEDSYYNLSRWLYKITETNPGSLTYQHVDAAGKFKYAFVAFGPSIRGFSLMRRVIAVDGTFLKGKFNGTLLAACAQDGNYHLYPLAFAVVDAENGASWKWFFRGLSQKIPDASDLVFVSDRANSISSALEDVYPLSHHGICRIHLLRNITPTYAKTGLLPLVESAADAYTCHEFWLIFKDIKDKCPELAKYLEESDFRKWARSYAPANRYNIMTTNIAESLNSMLKMPRELPIISLLETIRLTMTTWFFERREAAAKHKHLVTPKVVQKLVSRLGAAMLLNVYQVDRSEFEVKNETMKFVVDLEKRHCTCNVFDIDKIPCIHAIAAAKHIKRDENRFVDASHLTETWAKAYAESIHPGGELSTSTYPENIDELSCPPPATKKKSGRPPTKRKRSVGEFGVPGSKSQSHKCSRCGTGGHNKITCQRPIG, from the coding sequence atgttgaggatgaagaaatgggcTTTAGAGTGGAAGTTTGAGTACAAGACTGTCTCTTCTAACAAGTCAAGAGTGCTTTTGAGTTGTGTTGATGAAAATTGCACGTGGAGGATGCGTGCTATCAAGCTACctgtttcagattttttcgtTGTTAAAAAGTATGTTCATGAGCATACATGCGATACAACACACAGGAAAGCCAACCACAGACAAGCATCTGCAAAGTTGTTGGGTTCTTTGATTTCCAGCAATTATGGAGAAAAAAAGGAAGGTCTCAAACCGAAACAGATCATTGAACAGGTCAGGATGCTGCATGGTGTTCACATCAATTACAAACAAGCTTGGAGAGTGAGAGAAGAAGCTCAGATTTTGGTTAGAGGGACTCCTGAAGACAGCTATTACAATTTGTCTAGGTGGTTGTATAAAATCACAGAAACAAACCCTGGTTCCTTGACTTATCAACATGTTGATGCTGCAGGAAAGTTCAAGTATGCATTTGTGGCTTTTGGTCCATCGATAAGGGGATTTTCATTGATGAGGAGAGTTATTGCAGTAGATGGTACATTTCTGAAGGGAAAATTCAATGGGACTTTATTGGCAGCTTGTGCTCAAGATGGGAATTATCATCTATATCCTCTCGCTTTTGCAGTGGTTGACGCAGAAAACGGCGCCTCTTGGAAATGGTTCTTTAGAGGTTTGAGCCAGAAGATCCCGGACGCTTCGGATCTTGTTTTTGTATCAGACAGGGCTAACTCCATTTCTTCAGCGTTGGAGGATGTATATCCCTTATCTCACCATGGAATTTGCAGGATCCATCTGCTCCGCAACATCACTCCTACATATGCGAAGACTGGGTTGCTACCTCTGGTGGAAAGCGCTGCTGATGCCTATACGTGTCACGAGTTCTGGTTAATCTTCAAGGACATAAAGGATAAATGTCCTGAATTGGCTAAGTATCTGGAAGAGTCTGATTTTAGGAAGTGGGCACGAAGCTATGCGCCTGCGAACAGGTATAATATCATGACTACCAACATTGCAGAGTCTCTCAATTCTATGTTGAAGATGCCTCGTGAGTTGCCCATTATCTCTCTCCTTGAAACTATCAGATTGACGATGACCACTTGGTTTTTTGAGCGACGCGAAGCGGCTGCGAAACATAAGCACCTGGTTACTCCAAAAGTTGTTCAGAAATTGGTATCTAGGTTAGGGGCCGCAATGTTGTTGAATGTGTATCAAGTTGATCGAAGCGAGTTTGAGGTGAAGAATGAAACAATGAAGTTTGTTGTTGACTTGGAGAAGCGGCATTGCACATGTAATGTTTTCGACATTGACAAGATCCCCTGCATCCATGCCATCGCTGCTGCTAAGCATATCAAGAGAGATGAAAACCGTTTTGTTGATGCTTCTCACTTGACAGAAACGTGGGCTAAAGCTTATGCTGAAAGCATACATCCTGGTGGAGAGTTGTCAACGTCCACCTATCCAGAGAATATTGATGAACTGTCTTGCCCACCTCCagctaccaaaaagaaaagtggACGCCCTcctacaaagagaaagagatccgtTGGCGAGTTTGGGGTTCCTGGATCTAAATCTCAGTCCCACAAGTGCAGCAGATGTGGCACAGGAGGGCACAACAAGATCACATGCCAGAGGCCTATAGGATGA
- the LOC125576121 gene encoding zinc finger BED domain-containing protein RICESLEEPER 2-like — MSSSSPFQGTANREADDVEEEFQTLESDQRGKRKQPPGESQEQSKTARVLAPRSDVWSHFKRVEENRDKCLTQRAFELKVDSGRMKRGSLPLDVVTRWNSTYLMLQRALIYKTAFDKMGFEDKPYNDHFMELDKGKKRLGPPVSEDWRAVGRLERFLIIFYNSTLVVSASTTLCAHKCYGEIVNIASNLKLLCNSYDTDLKVKAEDMLMKFDKYWDGLKNINKILVVASVFDPSRKMKFAKLCFEDLYGEDSMESKELNDSVLSILTDLFKEYSERNGKQAEANVQSSQSTQSTQSSQSQEQPTIDLLDDELGYHRIEKKYSTLLKESGVRDINELEAYLKADVENSDSMLGTDYDVLSWWKVNSGKYPILSQIARDLFAMQVSSVASESAFSTSGRLIDPHRSCLTHYMVEVLMCTEQWMKQDIRLESKVLTNAQILGDVEYEEKMERGL, encoded by the exons atgtcatcatcatcaccttTTCAAGGCACTGCAAACAGAGAAGCAGATGATGTAGAAGAAGAGTTTCAAACTCTAGAGTCTGATCAAAGAGGCAAACGAAAACAACCACCTGGAGAGAGTCAGGAACAGAGTAAAACAGCACGCGTACTAGCCCCAAGATCCGACGTATGGTCTCATTTCAAAAGAGTTGAAGAAAACCGTGACAAATGCTTGAC GCAGAGAGCATTTGAGCTTAAGGTAGATTCTGGTAGGATGAAAAGAGGAAGTTTGCCACTTGATGTTGTGACTAGGTGGAACTCAACTTACTTGATGTTGCAAAGAGCACTTATTTACAAGACTGCATTTGATAAGATGGGTTTTGAGGACAAACCGTACAATGATCATTTCATGGAGTTAGACAAGGGGAAAAAAAGACTCGGACCTCCTGTAAGTGAAGATTGGCGTGCTGTTGGAAGGTTAGAGAGGTTTCTTATTATCTTTTATAACTCAACCTTAGTAGTCTCAGCATCTACCACCCTTTGTGCCCACAAGTGCTATGGTGAGATAGTGAACATAGCATCCAATTTGAAGTTGCTTTGCAATAGTTATGATACTGATTTGAAAGTTAAGGCTGAGGATATGCTGATGAAGTTTGATAAGTATTGGGATGGGTTGAAGAACATTAACAAGATTTTAGTGGTGGCAAGCGTCTTTGATCCTAGCAGAAAGATGAAGTTTGCAAAGTTGTGCTTTGAGGATCTTTACGGGGAAGACAGTATGGAGTCCAAAGAGTTAAATGATTCAGTTCTTAGTATTCTAACTGATTTGTTCAAGGAGTATAGTGAAAGAAATGGTAAACAAGCTGAAGCAAATGTGCAATCATCTCAGTCTACTCAGTCTACTCAGTCTTCACAATCTCAAGAACAGCCAACAATAGACTTGCTTGATGATGAACTCGGCTACCACAGGATTGAGAAAAAGTACAGCACACTGCTAAAGGAGAGTGGAGTGAGAGACATCAACGAGTTGGAAGCTTACCTAAAGGCTGATGTTGAGAATTCAGATTCAATGCTAGGAACTGACTATGATGTTCTCTCTTGGTGGAAAGTTAACTCTGGCAAGTACCCTATTCTATCACAGATAGCTCGTGATCTTTTTGCTATGCAAGTCTCCTCGGTTGCTTCTGAAAGTGCATTCAGCACGAGTGGGAGGTTAATAGATCCACATAGGAGTTGTTTAACTCACTATATGGTTGAAGTTCTCATGTGTACAGAACAGTGGATGAAACAAGACATCAGACTTGAATCAAAGGTACTCACCAATGCTCAGATACTTGGAGATGTTGAGTACGAAGAAAAGATGGAGAGAGGTTTGTAA
- the LOC106422514 gene encoding protein NSP-INTERACTING KINASE 3 isoform X3: protein MVGARLVFWRLGFLVLVWFHDVTTATLSPTGVNYEVTALVAIKSELNDPYNVLENWDVNSVDPCSWRMVTCTDGYVSTLGLPSQSLSGTLSPRIGNLTYLQSVLLQNNAISGPIPDTIGRLEKLQTLDLSNNSFTGEIPASLGELNNLNYLRLNNNSLSGTCPQSLSKIEGLTLVDISYNNLSGSLPKVSARTFKVIGNALICGLKASANNCSAVLPEPLTLPQDVPSDQSGTHSNGHHVAVAFAASFSAAFFVIFTSGMFLWWRYRRNKQIFFDVNEVSLGHLKRYTFKELRSATSHFHSKNILGRGGYGIVYKGHLSDGSLVAVKRLKDCNIAGGEVQFQTEVETISLALHRNLLRLRGFCSSNNERILVYPYMPNGSVASRLKDHIRGEPALDWSRRKKIAVGTARGLVYLHEQCDPKIIHRDVKAANILLDEDFEAVVGDFGLAKLLDHRDSHVTTAVRGTVGHIAPEYLSTGQSSEKTDVFGFGILLLELITGQKALDFGRSSHQKGVMLDWVKKLHQEGKLKQLIDKDLNDKYDRVELEEIVQVALLCTQFNPSNRPKMSEVMKMLEGDGLADRWEASQSGGAKSLPPPLPSGMVSSSPRVRYYSDYIQESSLVVEAIELSGPR, encoded by the exons ATGGTAGGTGCAAGATTGGTGTTTTGGAGATTAGGGTTTCTGGTTTTGGTATGGTTCCATGATGTCACTACCGCTACACTTTCTCCTACTGGTGTTAACTATGAAG TGACGGCTTTGGTGGCTATAAAGAGTGAATTGAATGATCCGTACAATGTTCTGGAGaattgggatgtgaattcagtTGATCCATGTAGCTGGAGAATGGTCACTTGCACTGATGGCTATGTCTCTACACT GGGACTTCCTAGCCAAAGCTTGTCTGGTACATTGTCTCCTAGAATCGGAAACCTCACCTATCTACAATCTGT GTTGTTGCAAAACAACGCAATCTCTGGTCCAATTCCTGATACGATTGGGAGGTTGGAGAAGCTTCAGACACTTGATCTTTCCAACAATTCATTCACCGGGGAGATACCGGCCTCACTTGGAGAACTCAACAACTTAAATTACTT GCGGTTGAACAATAACagtctttcaggaacttgcccCCAGTCTCTGTCCAAGATCGAGGGACTTACTCTAGT CGACATTTCGTATAACAATCTTAGCGGCTCGCTGCCAAAAGTGTCTGCCAGAACTTTCAA GGTGATCGGAAACGCGTTAATCTGTGGCCTAAAAGCTTCTGCAAATAACTGTTCTGCTGTCCTCCCCGAGCCTCTCACCCTTCCACAAGATGTTCCATCAG ATCAATCAGGAACTCATTCCAATGGCCATCATGTAGCTGTTGCATTCGCCGCTAGCTTCAGCGCTGCATTTTTTGTTATCTTCACCAGTGGAATGTTTCTTTGGTGGAGATATCGACGCAACAAGCAAATATTTTTCGACGTTAATG AGGTGAGCTTAGGACACTTGAAGAGGTACACATTCAAGGAGCTTAGATCCGCAACGAGTCATTTCCACTCGAAGAACATTCTCGGGAGAGGCGGATACGGGATTGTGTACAAAGGACACTTAAGCGACGGATCTTTGGTGGCTGTAAAGCGTCTCAAAGACTGTAACATAGCTGGCGGAGAAGTCCAGTTTCAGACGGAGGTAGAGACTATAAGTCTGGCTCTTCATCGCAACCTCCTCAGGCTTCGAGGTTTCTGTAGTAGCAACAACGAGAGAATCTTGGTCTACCCTTACATGCCTAATGGAAGCGTGGCCTCACGCTTAAAAG ATCATATCCGGGGAGAACCAGCGTTAGACTGGTCGAGAAGGAAGAAGATAGCGGTTGGTACTGCGAGGGGATTAGTGTATCTCCATGAGCAGTGTGACCCGAAGATTATACACCGAGATGTGAAGGCAGCTAACATTCTTTTGGATGAGGACTTTGAGGCGGTCGTTGGTGATTTCGGGTTAGCCAAGCTTTTGGACCATAGGGACTCACATGTCACGACCGCGGTCCGTGGAACCGTTGGCCACATTGCACCTGAGTACTTGTCCACTGGTCAGTCCTCGGAGAAGACTGATGTCTTTGGCTTTGGTATACTACTTCTTGAGCTCATTACGGGTCAGAAAGCTCTTGACTTTGGCCGTTCCTCGCACCAGAAAGGTGTCATGCTCGATTGG GTGAAGAAGCTGCATCAAGAAGGGAAACTAAAACAGTTAATAGACAAAGATCTGAACGACAAGTACGATAGAGTGGAGCTCGAAGAAATCGTTCAAGTTGCTCTTCTTTGCACTCAGTTCAATCCATCTAATCGACCTAAAATGTCCGAAGTTATGAAAATGCTTGAAGGCGATGGCTTGGCTGATAGATGGGAAGCGTCGCAGAGCGGTGGGGCGAAGTCGCTGCCTCCTCCGTTGCCGTCGGGGATGGTGAGTTCATCGCCGCGTGTAAGATATTACTCTGATTATATCCAGGAATCGTCACTTGTGGTGGAAGCCATTGAGCTCTCTGGTCCTCGATGA
- the LOC106422514 gene encoding protein NSP-INTERACTING KINASE 3 isoform X1, with protein sequence MVGARLVFWRLGFLVLVWFHDVTTATLSPTGVNYEVTALVAIKSELNDPYNVLENWDVNSVDPCSWRMVTCTDGYVSTLGLPSQSLSGTLSPRIGNLTYLQSVLLQNNAISGPIPDTIGRLEKLQTLDLSNNSFTGEIPASLGELNNLNYLRLNNNSLSGTCPQSLSKIEGLTLVDISYNNLSGSLPKVSARTFKVIGNALICGLKASANNCSAVLPEPLTLPQDVPSDQSGTHSNGHHVAVAFAASFSAAFFVIFTSGMFLWWRYRRNKQIFFDVNAEQYDLEVSLGHLKRYTFKELRSATSHFHSKNILGRGGYGIVYKGHLSDGSLVAVKRLKDCNIAGGEVQFQTEVETISLALHRNLLRLRGFCSSNNERILVYPYMPNGSVASRLKDHIRGEPALDWSRRKKIAVGTARGLVYLHEQCDPKIIHRDVKAANILLDEDFEAVVGDFGLAKLLDHRDSHVTTAVRGTVGHIAPEYLSTGQSSEKTDVFGFGILLLELITGQKALDFGRSSHQKGVMLDWVKKLHQEGKLKQLIDKDLNDKYDRVELEEIVQVALLCTQFNPSNRPKMSEVMKMLEGDGLADRWEASQSGGAKSLPPPLPSGMVSSSPRVRYYSDYIQESSLVVEAIELSGPR encoded by the exons ATGGTAGGTGCAAGATTGGTGTTTTGGAGATTAGGGTTTCTGGTTTTGGTATGGTTCCATGATGTCACTACCGCTACACTTTCTCCTACTGGTGTTAACTATGAAG TGACGGCTTTGGTGGCTATAAAGAGTGAATTGAATGATCCGTACAATGTTCTGGAGaattgggatgtgaattcagtTGATCCATGTAGCTGGAGAATGGTCACTTGCACTGATGGCTATGTCTCTACACT GGGACTTCCTAGCCAAAGCTTGTCTGGTACATTGTCTCCTAGAATCGGAAACCTCACCTATCTACAATCTGT GTTGTTGCAAAACAACGCAATCTCTGGTCCAATTCCTGATACGATTGGGAGGTTGGAGAAGCTTCAGACACTTGATCTTTCCAACAATTCATTCACCGGGGAGATACCGGCCTCACTTGGAGAACTCAACAACTTAAATTACTT GCGGTTGAACAATAACagtctttcaggaacttgcccCCAGTCTCTGTCCAAGATCGAGGGACTTACTCTAGT CGACATTTCGTATAACAATCTTAGCGGCTCGCTGCCAAAAGTGTCTGCCAGAACTTTCAA GGTGATCGGAAACGCGTTAATCTGTGGCCTAAAAGCTTCTGCAAATAACTGTTCTGCTGTCCTCCCCGAGCCTCTCACCCTTCCACAAGATGTTCCATCAG ATCAATCAGGAACTCATTCCAATGGCCATCATGTAGCTGTTGCATTCGCCGCTAGCTTCAGCGCTGCATTTTTTGTTATCTTCACCAGTGGAATGTTTCTTTGGTGGAGATATCGACGCAACAAGCAAATATTTTTCGACGTTAATG CAGAACAATATGATCTAGAGGTGAGCTTAGGACACTTGAAGAGGTACACATTCAAGGAGCTTAGATCCGCAACGAGTCATTTCCACTCGAAGAACATTCTCGGGAGAGGCGGATACGGGATTGTGTACAAAGGACACTTAAGCGACGGATCTTTGGTGGCTGTAAAGCGTCTCAAAGACTGTAACATAGCTGGCGGAGAAGTCCAGTTTCAGACGGAGGTAGAGACTATAAGTCTGGCTCTTCATCGCAACCTCCTCAGGCTTCGAGGTTTCTGTAGTAGCAACAACGAGAGAATCTTGGTCTACCCTTACATGCCTAATGGAAGCGTGGCCTCACGCTTAAAAG ATCATATCCGGGGAGAACCAGCGTTAGACTGGTCGAGAAGGAAGAAGATAGCGGTTGGTACTGCGAGGGGATTAGTGTATCTCCATGAGCAGTGTGACCCGAAGATTATACACCGAGATGTGAAGGCAGCTAACATTCTTTTGGATGAGGACTTTGAGGCGGTCGTTGGTGATTTCGGGTTAGCCAAGCTTTTGGACCATAGGGACTCACATGTCACGACCGCGGTCCGTGGAACCGTTGGCCACATTGCACCTGAGTACTTGTCCACTGGTCAGTCCTCGGAGAAGACTGATGTCTTTGGCTTTGGTATACTACTTCTTGAGCTCATTACGGGTCAGAAAGCTCTTGACTTTGGCCGTTCCTCGCACCAGAAAGGTGTCATGCTCGATTGG GTGAAGAAGCTGCATCAAGAAGGGAAACTAAAACAGTTAATAGACAAAGATCTGAACGACAAGTACGATAGAGTGGAGCTCGAAGAAATCGTTCAAGTTGCTCTTCTTTGCACTCAGTTCAATCCATCTAATCGACCTAAAATGTCCGAAGTTATGAAAATGCTTGAAGGCGATGGCTTGGCTGATAGATGGGAAGCGTCGCAGAGCGGTGGGGCGAAGTCGCTGCCTCCTCCGTTGCCGTCGGGGATGGTGAGTTCATCGCCGCGTGTAAGATATTACTCTGATTATATCCAGGAATCGTCACTTGTGGTGGAAGCCATTGAGCTCTCTGGTCCTCGATGA
- the LOC125576304 gene encoding protein AGENET DOMAIN (AGD)-CONTAINING P1-like encodes MNEITKETPGSPIAQQNIETPVLTPIQTQQETHELMNEIISPNISDTQPNTRARRNLLTEQNKDVESRVQNPFEIGANVEISSQDDNTCHKWYPGNVLATYLVDGVEMVKVEYFVPSLDEKKRKRSVETRVSIDRIRPQPPPERSGAKKSYELMQDVEAFDNGAWCAGKVKVILFDDSCFVALNNSKEEIYFHHSEIRKPRKWVDGVWEMTKKVKQMPWIT; translated from the exons ATGAATGAGATCACGAAAGAGACACCTGGTTCTCCAATAGCTCAACAGAATATTGAGACTCCAGTCCTTACTCCAATTCAGACGCAGCAG GAGACTCACGAGCTTATGAATGAGATCATTTCACCAAACATTTCCGACACACAGCCAAATACCCGAGCTCGCAGAAATCTTTTAACAGAGCAAAATAAG GATGTAGAAAGCAGAGTTCAAAATCCCTTTGAGATCGGAGCAAATGTGGAGATTTCATCACAAGATGACAATACTTGTCATAAATGGTATCCAGGAAATGTGTTGGCAACATATTTGGTTGATGGGGTTGAGATGGTGAAAGTTGAGTACTTCGTCCCGTCTCTGGacgaaaagaagaggaaaaggagtgTTGAGACACGTGTATCAATTGACAGAATACGTCCTCAACCACCACCTGAGAGATCTGGAGCGAAGAAAAGTTATGAGCTAATGCAGGACGTGGAGGCGTTCGACAATGGTGCCTGGTGCGCTGGAAAAGTTAAAGTCATTTTGTTTGATGACTCGTGTTTTGTCGCTTTGAACAATTCTAAAGAAGAAATTTACTTCCACCATTCTGAGATTcgaaaaccaagaaaatgggtagatggtgtttgggagatgacaaaaaaggtaaaacaaatgCCTTGGATCACTTGA